Proteins from a single region of Cystobacter ferrugineus:
- a CDS encoding HEAT repeat domain-containing protein → MQRPNSKAIGILGVLLLIALGAALISRTPDSSRSASADAPPSPSSSASGAPTAAAPPGAAGPAVPREPKPKEEMLPMPGCWEGVAEFDKNGSLDTFRQALSAAAAAGDSDLLLYLQERLTELIGDDAGKALQVLEWAEKSAPPELGVYLEAMKRAPAVHQSQVVERLLKMGEDPGAQLGTRAAAVDALETQKRLSPTNIQRLKALAMEPATDSAGWVAARTIGRVMKEDYERTGTFAPYWNELLDVGEKSEDLAVRLLALEMPSYSDPLIGDETMDRLASIMRKDPERDVREMAAFRLAVTGEPQKALEAYRTAFPLEKDECVRWALFRFAVRAGGPEALPLLRQMAAQDPRFAQDYQDFQRLYAEGTVDFARIWLGVQERHRCTIEEGAPHQ, encoded by the coding sequence ATGCAACGTCCCAATTCCAAGGCCATCGGAATCCTCGGTGTCCTGCTACTCATTGCCCTCGGCGCGGCGCTGATCTCGCGCACTCCGGACTCCTCCCGGAGTGCCTCCGCGGATGCTCCGCCCTCCCCGTCCTCCTCCGCGAGCGGCGCGCCCACCGCCGCCGCTCCCCCCGGCGCCGCGGGCCCCGCTGTCCCCCGGGAGCCCAAGCCGAAGGAGGAGATGCTGCCCATGCCCGGGTGCTGGGAGGGCGTGGCGGAGTTCGACAAGAACGGCTCGCTGGACACCTTCCGCCAGGCCTTGAGCGCCGCGGCGGCAGCGGGGGACAGCGATCTGCTGCTCTACCTCCAGGAACGGCTCACGGAGCTCATCGGGGACGACGCGGGCAAGGCGCTCCAGGTGCTCGAGTGGGCGGAGAAGTCCGCACCGCCGGAGCTGGGCGTCTACCTGGAGGCGATGAAGCGCGCGCCCGCCGTCCACCAGTCCCAGGTGGTCGAGCGCCTGCTGAAGATGGGCGAGGATCCGGGCGCGCAGCTCGGCACCCGCGCCGCCGCCGTGGACGCACTGGAGACGCAGAAGCGCCTGTCTCCCACGAACATCCAGCGCCTCAAGGCGCTCGCGATGGAGCCAGCCACGGACTCGGCGGGCTGGGTGGCCGCGCGCACCATCGGCCGGGTGATGAAGGAGGACTACGAGCGCACCGGCACCTTCGCCCCCTATTGGAACGAGCTGCTCGACGTGGGCGAGAAGTCCGAGGACCTGGCCGTGCGCCTGCTGGCCCTGGAGATGCCCTCCTACTCGGATCCCCTCATCGGCGACGAGACGATGGATCGGCTCGCGAGCATCATGCGCAAGGATCCCGAGCGGGACGTGCGCGAGATGGCCGCCTTCCGGCTCGCCGTCACCGGGGAGCCCCAGAAGGCCCTGGAGGCCTACCGCACCGCCTTCCCGCTGGAGAAGGACGAGTGCGTGCGCTGGGCGCTCTTCCGCTTCGCCGTGCGCGCCGGCGGACCCGAGGCCCTGCCCCTGCTGCGGCAGATGGCCGCGCAGGACCCACGCTTCGCGCAGGACTACCAGGACTTCCAGAGGCTCTACGCCGAGGGCACCGTGGACTTCGCCCGGATCTGGCTCGGCGTACAGGAGCGCCACCGCTGCACCATCGAGGAAGGGGCACCCCACCAATGA
- a CDS encoding alpha/beta fold hydrolase has product MPIAELNHQGIYFEDSGGPGPALILGHGFLMDGRMFDAQAEALAPEFRVIRWDARGFGRTRWDGQPFSLYDSAADCIALLDHLGIQRAVVGGLSQGGYCALRVALRYPERVHGLVLMSTSGRMDAEESRAGYRQVRDLWGTPGATENILQLYSGLIIGDSRFHGPWLDRWRQTPKAAFVAATNNLLERDDIEPRLGEIRCPAIVFHGLADAAIPPSAAQALVEALGGRTRYVPIPGAAHAPTLTHPELLNLPLVEFMRELSG; this is encoded by the coding sequence ATGCCCATCGCCGAACTCAACCACCAAGGCATCTACTTCGAGGACTCTGGCGGCCCGGGTCCAGCGCTCATCCTGGGACATGGCTTCCTCATGGACGGCCGCATGTTCGACGCGCAGGCCGAGGCGCTCGCCCCCGAGTTCCGGGTCATCCGCTGGGACGCCCGGGGCTTCGGGCGCACGCGGTGGGACGGCCAGCCCTTCAGCCTCTATGACTCCGCCGCGGACTGCATCGCGCTGCTCGACCACCTCGGCATCCAACGGGCGGTCGTCGGCGGCCTGTCCCAGGGCGGCTACTGCGCCCTGCGTGTCGCGCTGCGCTACCCCGAGCGCGTGCATGGCCTCGTGCTGATGAGCACCAGCGGCCGGATGGATGCAGAGGAGAGCCGTGCCGGCTACCGGCAGGTGCGTGACCTGTGGGGGACGCCCGGCGCCACGGAGAACATCCTCCAGCTCTACTCGGGGCTCATCATCGGTGACTCGCGCTTCCACGGCCCCTGGCTCGACCGGTGGCGCCAGACGCCCAAGGCCGCCTTCGTCGCCGCGACGAACAACCTCCTGGAGCGGGATGACATCGAGCCCCGGCTCGGGGAGATCCGCTGTCCGGCCATCGTCTTCCATGGCCTCGCCGACGCGGCGATCCCCCCTTCCGCGGCCCAGGCGCTCGTCGAGGCGCTCGGAGGCCGCACGCGCTACGTCCCCATTCCGGGGGCCGCGCATGCGCCCACCCTGACGCATCCGGAGCTCCTCAATCTCCCGCTCGTGGAGTTCATGCGGGAACTCAGCGGGTGA
- a CDS encoding bifunctional acetate--CoA ligase family protein/GNAT family N-acetyltransferase, whose translation MDPTNRPPPSDPSYDLLHQRDRHPLDALFAPRSVAVIGASEKPGSVGRTLLWNLISSPFGGTVYPINPKRKNVLGITAWPSLRALPEPVELAVIATPAATVPDVMRECAEVGVRNALIISAGFKEVGGEGARLEQEVLEIARRARIRVLGPNCLGVMRPPNGLNATFAGSVARPGNVAFISQSGALLTAILDWSQREAVGFSAIVSLGAMMDVGWGDIIDYLGDDPRTRSILIYMESVGDARSFLSAARAVALHKPIIVIKAGRTAQAAAAAASHTGSLVGSDEVLSAAFRRAGVLRVDSIADLFYMAEVLARQPRPDGRRLTVLTNAGGPGVLATDALVMGGGELARLSDTTRQQLDTFLPPAWSHGNPVDILGDADPERYARALKVTGADENSDGLLVILTPQDMTKPTQTAELLKPYARMGKPIIASWMGGSEVSAGERILNDAGIPTFGYPDTAARIFNYMWRYSYNLAGLYETPVLTEEPERREEAEALIREARRAGRTMLTEYESKRLLAAYGIPTVETRLASSADEAVREARALGFPVVVKLNSQHVTHKTDVGGVRLDLRTEEAVREAFDGIRQKLEELGQPDAFQGVTVQPMVKLDGYELILGSSLDAQFGPVLLFGTGGTLVEVFRDRALGLPPLNTTLARRMMEQTRIHEALRGVRGRKPVDLAALQKLLVRFSHLVVEQRLIKEVDINPLLASEERMIALDARVVLHEPEVTEAQLPRLAILPYPQRYVDRWRARDGEELHIRPIRPEDEPKMVEFHHTLSEQSVFLRYAGMMKLDQRVAHERLARICFIDYGREMALLATRTDGTVLGVGRLTRLPGTEAAEFALLISDVVQRQGLGSEMLQRLVTVGRDWGLRYIVADILSRNGAMQHVCRKLGFHIREGELGDDMVKAVKRLD comes from the coding sequence ATGGATCCGACGAACCGTCCGCCCCCCAGCGACCCGTCGTACGACCTGCTGCACCAGCGAGACCGCCATCCGCTCGACGCCCTCTTCGCGCCGCGCAGCGTGGCGGTGATTGGGGCGAGCGAGAAGCCGGGAAGCGTGGGACGCACGCTGTTGTGGAACCTCATCAGCAGCCCCTTCGGGGGCACCGTCTATCCCATCAATCCCAAGCGCAAGAACGTGCTGGGCATCACCGCCTGGCCCTCGCTGCGCGCGCTGCCAGAGCCGGTGGAGCTGGCCGTCATCGCGACCCCGGCGGCCACGGTGCCCGACGTGATGCGCGAGTGCGCCGAGGTGGGGGTGCGAAACGCCCTCATCATCTCCGCGGGCTTCAAGGAGGTGGGCGGCGAGGGCGCGCGGCTGGAGCAGGAGGTGCTGGAGATCGCCCGGCGGGCGCGCATCCGGGTGCTCGGCCCCAACTGCCTGGGCGTGATGCGGCCGCCCAACGGGCTCAACGCCACCTTCGCCGGGAGCGTGGCCCGGCCGGGCAACGTGGCCTTCATCAGCCAGAGTGGCGCGCTGCTCACGGCCATCCTCGACTGGAGCCAGCGCGAGGCCGTGGGCTTCAGCGCCATCGTGTCCCTGGGCGCGATGATGGACGTGGGCTGGGGCGACATCATCGATTACCTCGGGGATGACCCGCGCACGCGCAGCATCCTCATCTACATGGAGTCCGTGGGCGACGCGCGCTCGTTCCTGTCGGCGGCGCGCGCGGTGGCGCTGCACAAGCCCATCATCGTCATCAAGGCGGGGCGCACCGCCCAGGCGGCCGCGGCGGCGGCCTCGCACACGGGCTCGCTGGTGGGCAGCGACGAGGTGCTCAGCGCCGCCTTCCGCCGCGCGGGCGTGCTGCGCGTGGACTCCATCGCGGACCTCTTCTACATGGCCGAGGTGCTCGCCCGGCAGCCGCGCCCCGACGGACGGCGCCTCACGGTGCTCACCAACGCGGGAGGCCCCGGCGTGCTGGCCACGGACGCGCTGGTGATGGGAGGCGGAGAGCTGGCGCGGCTGTCGGACACCACGCGCCAGCAGCTCGACACCTTCCTGCCCCCCGCCTGGAGCCACGGCAACCCGGTGGACATCCTCGGCGACGCCGACCCCGAGCGCTACGCGCGGGCGCTCAAGGTGACGGGCGCGGACGAGAACAGCGATGGCCTGCTCGTCATCCTCACGCCCCAGGACATGACGAAGCCCACGCAGACGGCGGAGCTGCTCAAGCCCTACGCGCGCATGGGCAAACCCATCATCGCGAGCTGGATGGGCGGCTCGGAGGTGAGCGCGGGCGAGCGCATCCTCAACGACGCGGGGATTCCCACGTTCGGCTACCCGGACACGGCCGCGCGCATCTTCAATTACATGTGGCGCTACTCGTACAACCTGGCGGGCTTGTACGAGACCCCCGTGCTCACGGAAGAGCCCGAGCGGCGCGAGGAGGCCGAGGCGCTCATCCGCGAGGCGCGCCGCGCGGGCCGCACGATGCTCACGGAGTACGAGTCCAAGCGGTTGCTGGCGGCCTACGGGATTCCCACGGTGGAGACCCGGCTGGCCTCGAGCGCGGACGAGGCGGTGCGCGAGGCCCGGGCGCTGGGCTTTCCCGTGGTGGTCAAGCTCAACTCCCAGCACGTCACCCACAAGACGGACGTGGGCGGGGTGCGGCTGGATCTGCGCACGGAGGAGGCGGTGCGCGAGGCCTTCGACGGCATCCGTCAGAAGCTCGAGGAGCTGGGACAGCCGGACGCCTTCCAGGGCGTGACGGTGCAGCCCATGGTGAAGCTGGACGGCTACGAGCTCATCCTGGGCAGCAGTCTGGACGCGCAATTCGGGCCGGTGTTGCTGTTTGGCACCGGAGGCACGCTGGTGGAGGTGTTCCGGGACCGGGCGCTGGGCCTGCCCCCGCTCAACACCACGTTGGCGCGGCGGATGATGGAGCAGACGCGCATCCACGAGGCCCTGCGCGGCGTGCGTGGACGCAAGCCGGTGGACCTGGCGGCACTGCAGAAGCTGCTGGTGCGCTTCAGCCACCTGGTGGTGGAGCAACGCCTCATCAAGGAGGTGGACATCAACCCGCTGCTCGCCTCGGAGGAGCGGATGATCGCGCTGGATGCGCGCGTGGTGCTGCACGAGCCCGAGGTGACGGAGGCCCAGCTCCCCCGGCTGGCCATCCTCCCCTACCCCCAGCGCTACGTGGACCGGTGGCGGGCGCGCGACGGCGAGGAGCTTCACATCCGCCCCATCCGGCCCGAGGACGAGCCGAAGATGGTGGAGTTCCACCACACGCTCTCCGAGCAGTCGGTGTTCCTGCGCTACGCGGGGATGATGAAGCTGGACCAGCGCGTGGCGCACGAGCGGCTGGCGCGCATCTGCTTCATCGACTACGGGCGGGAGATGGCGCTGCTGGCCACCCGGACGGACGGCACGGTGCTCGGGGTGGGCCGGCTCACGCGCCTGCCCGGAACGGAGGCCGCGGAGTTCGCCCTGCTCATCAGCGACGTGGTGCAGCGCCAGGGCCTGGGCTCGGAGATGCTCCAGCGGCTGGTGACGGTGGGCCGCGACTGGGGCCTGCGCTACATCGTGGCGGACATCCTGTCGCGCAATGGCGCCATGCAGCACGTCTGCCGCAAGCTGGGCTTCCACATTCGCGAGGGCGAGCTCGGTGATGATATGGTCAAGGCCGTGAAGCGGTTGGACTGA
- a CDS encoding HEAT repeat domain-containing protein yields the protein MISPLSTALPRRASWWRAALLASATWLLPAPSSAADAATPLRQTACSFTGMIDELRVALKSGSPAYRKYARERLKTAARVMPADELRAAVQDERDPDTLEALGMALASKSSFTEDATLVQPLLARASGDADPKARAAAVRGLRGSGSVDLMTKNGGVVTYEQLIRDSAPEVRQAVVDNLIHESAKVYFGHERTVSEAAVSAALASKDPQAAAKLLSEVSMEAVGHDTVERLRQQLRSDDPALRGAAATALGGVPGAESSAMRDALVSLYRDEKDPAVRKAALQGLVRLGMGGARSTLESLRGVAPGMDPEIDAWQSALKLGLQEWHLLLREKERLRR from the coding sequence ATGATCTCCCCCCTCTCCACCGCCCTCCCGAGGCGCGCGTCCTGGTGGCGCGCGGCACTGCTGGCCTCGGCCACCTGGCTGCTGCCGGCTCCCTCCTCCGCCGCCGATGCCGCCACGCCCTTGCGGCAGACGGCGTGCTCGTTCACCGGGATGATCGACGAGCTGCGCGTGGCGCTGAAGTCGGGCTCGCCCGCCTACCGCAAGTACGCCCGGGAGCGGCTCAAGACCGCCGCGCGCGTCATGCCCGCGGACGAGCTGCGCGCGGCCGTGCAGGACGAGCGGGACCCGGACACGCTGGAGGCACTGGGCATGGCGCTCGCCAGCAAGTCCTCGTTCACGGAGGACGCCACGCTCGTGCAGCCGCTGCTCGCCCGCGCGTCGGGCGACGCGGACCCCAAGGCCCGGGCCGCGGCGGTCCGGGGCCTGCGGGGCTCGGGCTCCGTGGACCTCATGACGAAGAACGGCGGCGTGGTGACGTACGAGCAGCTCATCCGCGACAGCGCCCCCGAGGTGCGCCAGGCCGTGGTGGACAACCTCATCCACGAGAGCGCCAAGGTGTATTTCGGCCACGAGCGCACCGTGTCCGAGGCGGCCGTGTCCGCGGCGCTGGCCTCGAAGGATCCCCAGGCGGCCGCGAAGCTGCTGTCCGAGGTGTCCATGGAGGCGGTGGGCCACGACACGGTGGAGCGGTTGCGCCAGCAGCTCCGCTCGGACGACCCCGCCCTGCGCGGGGCGGCGGCCACGGCGCTCGGCGGCGTGCCGGGAGCGGAGTCCTCCGCCATGCGCGACGCGCTCGTGTCGCTCTACCGCGACGAGAAGGACCCGGCGGTGCGCAAGGCCGCGCTGCAAGGACTCGTGAGGCTGGGCATGGGGGGTGCCCGCTCCACGCTCGAGTCCCTGCGGGGCGTGGCCCCCGGGATGGATCCGGAGATCGACGCCTGGCAGTCCGCGCTCAAGCTCGGGCTGCAGGAGTGGCACCTGTTGCTGCGCGAGAAGGAGCGCCTGCGCAGGTAG
- a CDS encoding peptidase M23, with product MNMKKVMYTASALLAGWAGVAIAASAKGPICEPNARVNSTTYYSCSSGSHTALDISNGTCGEWNHRGMLAGSFYYKYYGGCGAACYGSTCNGGAGNYYVVSGGSGWEFRQLHIYANASSGSKTCDGCALGLVGGTGDATGPHVHADNRQYGTRKSAWYTSKGTTCGTTGNCTTVIGLPTL from the coding sequence ATGAACATGAAGAAGGTGATGTACACCGCCAGCGCGCTGCTGGCGGGCTGGGCTGGCGTGGCCATCGCGGCGAGCGCCAAGGGCCCCATCTGCGAGCCCAACGCGCGCGTGAACTCGACGACGTATTATAGCTGCAGCAGCGGCAGCCACACGGCGCTCGACATCAGCAACGGCACGTGCGGTGAGTGGAACCACCGCGGCATGCTCGCGGGCAGCTTCTACTACAAGTACTACGGCGGCTGCGGCGCGGCGTGCTACGGCTCGACCTGCAACGGCGGCGCGGGCAACTACTACGTCGTCTCCGGCGGCAGCGGCTGGGAGTTCCGTCAGCTCCACATCTACGCCAACGCCAGCTCCGGCTCGAAGACGTGCGACGGCTGCGCCCTGGGCCTGGTGGGCGGCACCGGCGACGCCACCGGTCCCCACGTGCACGCGGACAACCGCCAGTACGGCACCCGCAAGTCCGCCTGGTACACCAGCAAGGGCACCACCTGCGGCACCACCGGCAACTGCACCACGGTGATCGGTCTCCCGACGCTGTAG
- a CDS encoding DJ-1/PfpI family protein, whose product MILDDSPPNPEKTMAQGKKLLMLVGDYVEDYEVMVPFQALQAVGHTVHAVCPDKKKGDFVRTAVHDFDGAQTYSEKPGHNFILNATFSEVDATQYDGLVVPGGRAPEYLRLNPKVIQVVRHFGETRKPIAAICHGLQILAAAGVLEGKRCTAYPACGPEVTLARGTFVEVAADDAVVDGNLVTSPAWPGHPRWIAGFLQVLGTRIQH is encoded by the coding sequence ATGATTCTGGACGATTCACCCCCCAACCCGGAGAAGACGATGGCTCAAGGCAAGAAGCTGCTGATGCTGGTGGGCGACTACGTGGAAGACTACGAGGTGATGGTGCCGTTCCAGGCCTTGCAGGCCGTGGGGCACACCGTGCACGCCGTCTGTCCGGACAAGAAGAAGGGCGACTTCGTGCGCACCGCGGTGCATGACTTCGACGGGGCGCAGACGTACAGCGAGAAGCCCGGGCACAACTTCATCCTCAACGCCACCTTCTCCGAGGTCGATGCCACCCAATACGACGGTCTGGTGGTTCCCGGAGGCCGGGCGCCGGAGTACCTGCGCCTCAACCCGAAGGTGATCCAGGTGGTCCGCCACTTCGGGGAGACGCGCAAGCCCATCGCCGCGATCTGCCATGGATTGCAGATCCTCGCGGCGGCGGGAGTGCTCGAGGGCAAGCGCTGCACGGCCTACCCGGCCTGCGGCCCCGAGGTGACGCTGGCTCGGGGGACCTTCGTCGAGGTGGCCGCGGATGACGCGGTGGTGGACGGCAACCTCGTGACTTCGCCGGCCTGGCCCGGCCACCCGCGCTGGATTGCGGGCTTCCTGCAGGTGCTGGGCACCCGCATCCAGCACTGA
- the lepB gene encoding signal peptidase I produces the protein MQRPAPAPRARGRWTRLLVDVSPLLLLLIGRASLADHYHVPSGSMEPTLQVKDHIVVDKRAYGLRVPLTHLWLTESEPQRGDVILFDSPVDGRVMVKRLVGLPGDRIAFDGESLLLNGERIPQQLTPDGARLEFLPGALHALHPETDQGPPLSEVEVPARNYLVLGDHRGNSADSRYWGFVPRENLLGRAVAVVYSQREGLSAGERWWLPLLPEEGTSLDPRLTR, from the coding sequence ATGCAACGCCCCGCCCCAGCACCCCGAGCCCGCGGCCGATGGACCAGGCTCCTCGTCGATGTCTCTCCCCTGCTCCTGCTGCTCATCGGCCGGGCCAGCCTCGCCGACCACTACCACGTGCCTTCCGGCTCCATGGAGCCCACGCTCCAGGTGAAGGATCACATCGTCGTGGACAAGCGCGCCTATGGCCTGCGCGTTCCGCTCACCCACCTCTGGCTCACCGAGAGCGAGCCTCAGCGCGGCGACGTCATCCTCTTCGACTCGCCCGTGGATGGGCGCGTCATGGTCAAGCGGCTGGTGGGCCTGCCGGGTGACCGGATCGCCTTCGACGGCGAATCGCTCCTCCTCAATGGCGAGCGCATCCCCCAACAGCTCACCCCGGACGGCGCGCGCCTCGAGTTCCTCCCGGGCGCCCTCCACGCGCTCCACCCCGAGACGGACCAGGGTCCCCCCCTGAGCGAGGTGGAGGTGCCCGCGCGGAACTACCTCGTCCTCGGAGACCACCGGGGCAACTCGGCCGACAGCCGGTACTGGGGCTTCGTTCCCCGCGAGAACCTGCTGGGCCGGGCGGTGGCCGTCGTCTACAGCCAGCGCGAGGGGCTCTCCGCCGGGGAGCGATGGTGGCTGCCGCTGCTCCCGGAGGAAGGCACCAGCCTCGACCCGCGCCTCACCCGCTGA
- a CDS encoding di-heme oxidoredictase family protein, producing the protein MKYKITGLAVAMMATGLWAGESLAAPASGVQGSGSSAIAYINTTSWADIHYRVNNGGQLNVRMAVVNGRNEYAITNLTSGATVDYNFTYWDTACNCAYDTAAARYVHGGTTPDAGTPDAGTPDSGTPDAGGSQDAGTPDSGTFDGGGTTNVVPLFNSGTALEPVLVENTSTAIITHVGDRVRDRHARESQFQAYDHFLGLYFTGRTFYLDIIDEVAKGGTQVKVNMTTTAPHDGTNFRAFFRGINTSAEYFHNGTFTRTTDDYHYTASVGYNAKENRAIKVGDRMEIEVGVFLRQPVEGRFNYYSSTMLYIVGTGGIVPFEGVGSTLDSFPLPETAWSGGRTTLNYPYSNEPSKRFMQMATNLAPVNAQPFVEGRRIHHTNFKDGTHSESGNPVFTQQVGKLGIGYVAESCVACHKNNGRGLPPATNTTLSNMVVKVGRVSGSTVTADPQIGAKLQPRSTSGTPEADVRISGWTTTSGQFADGTAYQLRKPTYGFTNVIPTHFSARATPQLVGMGLLEAVPETAIAALSDPNDSNGDGISGRMSNVRDPQTGELRMGRFGWKAGLARVRHQVADAFNGDMGVTTSIYKSLDCGASQQGCSGTSTELSDQDLDKIVRYIALLGVPARRNLNDTQAQRGETLFQNAGCASCHKATLTTSAYHPNAELRGQTIRPYTDLLLHDMGPGLADSLPENNASGSEWRTAPLWGIGLTAGVSGGEAYLHDGRARTLSEAILWHGGEAEASKQSFVRMSAADRDALIKFLQSI; encoded by the coding sequence ATGAAATACAAAATCACTGGACTCGCCGTCGCGATGATGGCCACCGGCCTATGGGCGGGTGAAAGTCTCGCGGCCCCCGCCTCTGGAGTGCAGGGCTCGGGCTCCTCCGCCATCGCGTACATCAACACCACGTCCTGGGCGGACATCCATTACCGCGTCAACAACGGCGGCCAGCTCAACGTCCGCATGGCGGTCGTCAACGGGCGCAATGAATACGCGATCACCAATCTGACCAGCGGCGCCACCGTCGATTACAACTTCACGTATTGGGACACCGCGTGCAACTGCGCCTATGACACGGCGGCGGCCCGGTATGTCCATGGCGGCACGACGCCGGACGCGGGCACTCCCGACGCGGGAACGCCGGACTCGGGAACGCCCGACGCGGGCGGCTCCCAGGACGCGGGAACGCCGGACTCGGGGACCTTCGACGGCGGCGGAACCACCAACGTGGTGCCCCTGTTCAACAGCGGCACGGCCCTGGAGCCCGTCCTCGTGGAGAACACGTCCACGGCCATCATCACCCACGTGGGCGACCGCGTGCGCGACCGTCATGCCCGTGAGTCCCAATTCCAGGCATATGATCACTTCCTCGGCCTGTATTTCACCGGCCGCACGTTCTACCTCGACATCATCGACGAGGTCGCCAAGGGAGGCACCCAGGTCAAGGTCAACATGACGACCACCGCCCCCCATGACGGCACGAACTTCCGCGCCTTCTTCCGAGGCATCAACACCTCGGCGGAGTACTTCCACAACGGCACCTTCACCCGCACGACGGACGACTATCACTACACCGCCAGCGTGGGTTACAACGCCAAGGAGAACCGGGCGATCAAGGTGGGCGATCGCATGGAGATCGAAGTGGGCGTCTTCCTGCGGCAGCCGGTGGAAGGACGCTTCAACTACTACTCCAGCACCATGCTCTACATCGTCGGCACCGGCGGCATCGTCCCGTTCGAGGGCGTGGGCTCCACCCTGGACTCCTTCCCGCTGCCGGAGACCGCCTGGAGCGGCGGCCGGACCACGCTCAACTACCCCTACTCGAACGAGCCCTCCAAGCGCTTCATGCAGATGGCGACGAACCTGGCGCCCGTGAACGCGCAGCCGTTCGTCGAGGGCCGCCGCATCCACCACACGAACTTCAAGGATGGCACCCACTCCGAGTCGGGCAATCCCGTGTTCACCCAGCAGGTGGGCAAGCTGGGCATCGGCTACGTGGCGGAGTCCTGTGTCGCCTGCCACAAGAACAACGGCCGCGGTCTGCCGCCCGCCACCAACACCACGCTGAGCAACATGGTGGTCAAGGTGGGGCGTGTCAGCGGAAGCACCGTCACCGCGGATCCGCAGATCGGCGCCAAGCTCCAGCCGCGCAGCACCAGCGGCACGCCCGAGGCCGACGTGCGCATCTCCGGCTGGACCACCACCAGCGGCCAGTTCGCCGATGGGACGGCCTACCAGCTTCGCAAGCCGACCTACGGCTTCACCAACGTCATCCCCACGCACTTCTCGGCGCGCGCCACGCCGCAGCTCGTCGGCATGGGCCTGCTGGAGGCCGTGCCCGAGACCGCCATCGCCGCCCTGTCCGACCCCAATGACAGCAATGGCGACGGCATCTCCGGACGCATGAGCAACGTGAGGGATCCGCAGACGGGCGAACTGCGCATGGGCCGCTTCGGCTGGAAGGCGGGCCTGGCGCGCGTGCGCCACCAGGTGGCCGATGCCTTCAATGGCGACATGGGCGTCACCACGTCCATCTACAAGTCGCTGGACTGCGGCGCGTCGCAGCAGGGCTGCTCGGGCACGAGCACCGAGCTGAGCGATCAGGACCTCGACAAGATCGTCCGCTACATCGCCCTGCTGGGTGTGCCGGCCCGCCGCAACCTGAACGACACCCAGGCCCAGCGCGGCGAGACGCTCTTCCAGAACGCGGGATGCGCGAGCTGCCACAAGGCGACGCTCACCACGAGCGCCTACCACCCGAACGCCGAGCTGCGCGGCCAGACGATCCGCCCCTACACCGACCTGCTGCTGCACGACATGGGGCCGGGCCTGGCCGACAGCCTGCCGGAGAACAACGCGTCGGGCTCGGAGTGGCGCACCGCTCCGCTGTGGGGCATCGGCCTGACGGCGGGCGTGAGCGGCGGCGAGGCCTACCTGCACGATGGCCGCGCACGCACCCTGTCCGAGGCCATCCTCTGGCACGGCGGTGAGGCCGAGGCCTCCAAGCAGTCCTTCGTCAGGATGTCCGCGGCGGACCGCGACGCCTTGATCAAGTTCCTGCAGAGCATCTGA